One Phoenix dactylifera cultivar Barhee BC4 chromosome 14, palm_55x_up_171113_PBpolish2nd_filt_p, whole genome shotgun sequence DNA window includes the following coding sequences:
- the LOC103720831 gene encoding chlorophyll a-b binding protein CP26, chloroplastic-like — MASIAAATAPAFLGVSEMLGTPLNSMAAARAAPAPSNAGSSKIVALFSKKKAAAPPPKTKPAAVSPTNEELAKWYGPDRRIFLPEGLLDRSEVPEYLTGEVPGDYGYDPFGLSKKPENFSKYQAYELIHARWAMLGAAGFIIPEACNKFGANCGPEAVWFKTGALLLDGNTLNYFGKNIPINLVVAVIAEIVLLGGAEYYRITNGLNFEDKLHPGGPFDPLGLANDPDQAALLKVKEIKNGRLAMFAMLGFFLQAYVTGEGPVENLARHLSDPFGNNLLTVISGSAERAPTL, encoded by the exons ATGGCATCCATCGCAGCGGCGACCGCTCCGGCCTTCTTGGGAGTGTCTGAGATGCTCGGCACCCCACTGAACTCCATGGCTGCAGCACGCGCAGCTCCGGCACCATCGAACGCTGGGTCTTCCAAGATCGTTGCgctcttctccaagaagaaggCCGCCGCTCCCCCTCCCAAGACGAAGCCTGCCGCCGTCTCTCCGACCAATGAGGAGCTTGCCAAGTGGTATG GTCCTGACAGAAGAATTTTCTTGCCGGAAGGTCTGTTGGACCGCTCCGAGGTTCCGGAGTACCTCACTGGAGAAGTACCCGGAGA TTATGGCTATGATCCTTTTGGGCTAAGCAAGAAaccagaaaatttcagcaa ATATCAAGCTTATGAGCTGATTCATGCAAGGTGGGCCATGCTTGGTGCTGCAGGTTTCATTATTCCAGAGGCCTGCAACAAATTTGGTGCTAATTGTGGACCTGAGGCTGTTTGGTTCAAG ACCGGTGCTCTTCTCCTTGATGGAAACACATTGAATTACTTTGGAAAGAACATTCCTATCAATCTTGTTGTTGCTGTCATTGCTGAGATTGTGCTCCTAGGAGGTGCTGAATATTACCGAATTACCAATGGACTG AATTTTGAGGACAAGCTCCACCCTGGAGGTCCATTTGATCCCCTGGGTTTGGCTAATGATCCTGACCAAGCAGCATTGCTCAAAGTGAAGGAAATCAAGAACGGGCGACTGGCCATGTTTGCAATGCTTGGTTTCTTCCTGCAGGCCTATGTGACTGGGGAAGGCCCTGTGGAGAATCTCGCCCGGCACTTAAGTGACCCATTTGGAAACAATTTGCTTACTGTGATCTCAGGGTCTGCTGAAAGAGCTCCAACCCTGTAA
- the LOC103720830 gene encoding protein TRIGALACTOSYLDIACYLGLYCEROL 5, chloroplastic-like isoform X1 — protein sequence MSSGEKGLLWKLPEVKSKDLGKLGPAFGFGAGCGAGFGVGLFGGAGLGLGFPGLQFGFGIGSGCGIGLGFGYGMGKGIAYDENQRYTNVGKLFQGTKNLPAQDHIGALVDGLVVNTKKLIEATSRGIEKWR from the exons atgagtaGCGGAGAGAAGGGTCTCCTCTGGAAGCTACCGGAGGTCAAGTCCAAGGATCTCGGCAAACTCGGCCCCGCCTTCGGTTTCGGCGCCGGCTGCGGTGCCGGCTTCGGTGTTGGCCTCTTCGGCG GTGCAGGGTTAGGGCTTGGATTTCCTGGTTTACAGTTTGGCTTCGGAATTGGTTCTGGATGTGGAATAGGTCTGGGTTTTGGTTATGGCATGGGAAAAGGAATTGCCTATGACGAGAACCAAAGATACACAAATGTAGGGAAGCTCTTTCAAGGGACAAAAAATCTCCCAGCACA AGATCATATTGGTGCATTGGTTGATGGGCTTGTTGTAAATACCAAAAAGCTAATTGAAGCAACTTCAAGAGGGATTGAGAAGTGGAGATGA
- the LOC103720829 gene encoding peptidyl-tRNA hydrolase, mitochondrial isoform X1, whose protein sequence is MLSSHRLLRRFLCTASSSSTSSCPKPWLFIGLGNPGEKYQSTRHNVGFDMIDAFARSQLIPMTTVHCKALFGEGMVGGTPVLLAKPQTYMNLSGESTGPLAAYYKLPLNRVIVMYDDMDLSCGVLRIQPKGGHGRHKGMKSVIYHFRGNREFGRLRIGIGRPPGQMDPKAFLLQKFNRTARERIDSALQEGVEILKTLVAKGLTECARSANMEQKYKHLRLQTLQE, encoded by the exons ATGCTTTCGTCTCACAGACTTCTGAGGCGATTCCTCTGCACGGCCTCCTCTTCGTCCACCTCCTCGTGCCCCAAGCCATGGCTCTTCATCGGCCTCGGCAACCCCGGCGAGAAATACCAGTCCACACGGCACAAC GTTGGATTTGATATGATAGACGCATTTGCGCGGTCGCAGCTCATTCCGATGACCACGGTCCACTGCAAAGCCCTTTTCGGCGAAG GAATGGTTGGGGGCACACCAGTTCTTCTTGCAAAGCCACAAACTTATATGAATCTGAGTGGTGAATCC ACTGGGCCACTTGCAGCATATTATAAACTGCCTTTGAATCGTGTTATCGTG ATGTATGACGATATGGACTTGTCATGTGGAGTGCTACGTATACAACCAAAAGGAGGACACGGACGCCATAAAGG GATGAAGAGTGTCATCTACCATTTTAGGGGGAACAGAGAATTTGGGAGATTAAGAATCG GAATTGGAAGACCACCAGGACAGATGGATCCTAAGGCTTTTCTGCTCCAGAAATTCAACAGAACAGCCCGTGAGAGA ATTGATTCTGCTTTGCAAGAAGGGGTTGAAATCCTGAAGACACTTGTAGCCAAAGGCCTAACAGAATGTGCAAGGTCTGCCAATATGGAGCAGAAGTACAAGCATTTAAGACTTCAAACATTACAGGAGTGA
- the LOC103720830 gene encoding uncharacterized protein LOC103720830 isoform X2, whose translation MILLYYMVKFKNFSFFSGSFLSNWIDTLSCAGLGLGFPGLQFGFGIGSGCGIGLGFGYGMGKGIAYDENQRYTNVGKLFQGTKNLPAQDHIGALVDGLVVNTKKLIEATSRGIEKWR comes from the exons ATGATTCTTCTCTACTATATGGTAAAGTTCAAgaacttttcatttttttcaggaAGTTTTCTATCAAATTGGATTGACACACTATCAT GTGCAGGGTTAGGGCTTGGATTTCCTGGTTTACAGTTTGGCTTCGGAATTGGTTCTGGATGTGGAATAGGTCTGGGTTTTGGTTATGGCATGGGAAAAGGAATTGCCTATGACGAGAACCAAAGATACACAAATGTAGGGAAGCTCTTTCAAGGGACAAAAAATCTCCCAGCACA AGATCATATTGGTGCATTGGTTGATGGGCTTGTTGTAAATACCAAAAAGCTAATTGAAGCAACTTCAAGAGGGATTGAGAAGTGGAGATGA
- the LOC103720829 gene encoding peptidyl-tRNA hydrolase, mitochondrial isoform X2 has product MLSSHRLLRRFLCTASSSSTSSCPKPWLFIGLGNPGEKYQSTRHNVGFDMIDAFARSQLIPMTTVHCKALFGEGMVGGTPVLLAKPQTYMNLSGESMYDDMDLSCGVLRIQPKGGHGRHKGMKSVIYHFRGNREFGRLRIGIGRPPGQMDPKAFLLQKFNRTARERIDSALQEGVEILKTLVAKGLTECARSANMEQKYKHLRLQTLQE; this is encoded by the exons ATGCTTTCGTCTCACAGACTTCTGAGGCGATTCCTCTGCACGGCCTCCTCTTCGTCCACCTCCTCGTGCCCCAAGCCATGGCTCTTCATCGGCCTCGGCAACCCCGGCGAGAAATACCAGTCCACACGGCACAAC GTTGGATTTGATATGATAGACGCATTTGCGCGGTCGCAGCTCATTCCGATGACCACGGTCCACTGCAAAGCCCTTTTCGGCGAAG GAATGGTTGGGGGCACACCAGTTCTTCTTGCAAAGCCACAAACTTATATGAATCTGAGTGGTGAATCC ATGTATGACGATATGGACTTGTCATGTGGAGTGCTACGTATACAACCAAAAGGAGGACACGGACGCCATAAAGG GATGAAGAGTGTCATCTACCATTTTAGGGGGAACAGAGAATTTGGGAGATTAAGAATCG GAATTGGAAGACCACCAGGACAGATGGATCCTAAGGCTTTTCTGCTCCAGAAATTCAACAGAACAGCCCGTGAGAGA ATTGATTCTGCTTTGCAAGAAGGGGTTGAAATCCTGAAGACACTTGTAGCCAAAGGCCTAACAGAATGTGCAAGGTCTGCCAATATGGAGCAGAAGTACAAGCATTTAAGACTTCAAACATTACAGGAGTGA